In the genome of Chelmon rostratus isolate fCheRos1 chromosome 24, fCheRos1.pri, whole genome shotgun sequence, one region contains:
- the dpp4 gene encoding dipeptidyl peptidase 4 isoform X3 — protein sequence MVSVGKVLLGVFGVAVVVVLIAVPTALYLKDDQGGGGDQTYFTLEDVFNNSLKPRSYSMRWISDYEYLQKTGDTVHLHDVLTNASSPFLTGDKFDEKSAYDYQLSADRRYVAFMSNHSKLWRHSFTAIYSLYDRESGKFLDPSDIPDEVQYFAWAPQGNKLAYVWKNNVYVKSSPESPPQQVTTNGKENEILNGIPDWVYEEEMFSSSQGLWWSPGGKYVAYIETDDTKVHIIEYTWYGDKEYPSTVHIPYPKPGTPNPTVKLFVVDTDNTTLITEVVVPDSFSSSEHYLATVTWVTDNRIAVQWLKRVQQHLIVQIYDSSGSKWEPFQQQEVNSPSGWVGRFAPSEPVFDTDGSSYYLLMSDSEQYKHIHHVAAEKITAITSGKWEVIDILKVTADSVYFSSNEMGGKPGGRNVFKWTKEGKTKTCLTCVPHGEDCQYNSAYFSHNASFYRMSCSGPGIPHYSLRDTLNNKEVKVLENNNEFKRLISDIQMPTMRRDTIVIEGFTLWYQMFLPPGFDESKKYPLLIDVYAGPCSQKVDYVYRVSWSTYLASTENIIVASFDGRGSGYQGDKLMHAIYKRLGTYEVEDQITAARKFIDMGFIDKDRVAIWGWSYGGYVTSMALGAGSGVFKCGMAVAPVSKWFYYDSIYTERYMLEPSSNYGFYANSTVTDRAKNFHSVDYLLIHGTADDNVHFQQAAEISEALVEEQVDFEAMWYTDKDHGLPGSAYQHVYTHMSHFLLRCFA from the exons ATG GTCTCCGTCGGGAAGGTGCTCCTCGGAGTCTTCGGGGTAGCAGTCGTCGTCGTCTTGATAGCGGTGCCCACGGCTTTATATTTGAAAG ATGATCAGGGTGGGGGCGGCGACCAGACTTATTTCACCCTGGAGGACGTCTTCAACAATTCACTGAAACCAAGGTCCTACAGCATGAGGTGGATCTCAG ATTATGAGTATCTTCAGAAGACGGGGGACACAGTCCACCTCCACGATGTGCTCACAAATGCGTCCTCACCGTTCTTGACCGGCGACAAGTTT GATGAAAAAAGCGCCTATGATTACCAGCTGTCTGCTGACCGCAGATATGTCGCATTCATGAGCAACCATTCCAAG CTGTGGAGGCATTCATTTACAGCTATATATTCACTTTATGACCGGGAATCAGG CAAATTTCTCGACCCCTCTGACATTCCTGATGAAGTTCAGTACTTTGCCTGGGCTCCTCAAGGCAACAAACTG GCCTATGTTTGGAAAAATAATGTGTATGTGAAGAGCAGCCCTGAGTCGCCGCCACAGCAAGTCACTACCAATGGCAAGGAGAATGAGATTTTAAACGGGATCCCAGACTGGGTGTATGAGG AGGAGATGTTCTCATCCAGTCAAGGCCTCTGGTGGTCGCCCGGGGGGAAGTACGTGGCTTACATCGAGACCGACGACACTAAGGTCCACATCATAGAGTACACCTGGTACGGCGACAAGGAGTACCCCAGCACTGTTCACATTCCCTATCCGAAG CCAGGAACTCCAAACCCGactgtgaagctgtttgttGTGGACACTGACAACACAACTCTAATCACTGAGGTTGTCGTTCCAGACTCATTCAGCTCGAG TGAACACTACCTGGCCACTGTCACTTGGGTGACAGATAATCGTATTGCTGTCCAGTGGCTGAAGAGAGTACAACAACACCTCATCGTTCAGATCTACGATTCCAGTGGATCTAAATGGGAACCTTTTCAG CAACAGGAGGTGAATAGTCCCAGCGGTTGGGTTGGGCGG TTTGCTCCATCAGAACCAGTTTTTGACACAGACGGCAGCAGCTACTACCTGCTGATGAGCGACAGCGAACAGTACAAACACATCCATCATGTGGCCGCG GAAAAAATCACAGCAATCACCTCTGGAAAATGGGAAGTCATTGACATTCTGAAAGTAACTGCAGATAGTGT ATATTTCTCAAGTAATGAAATGGGTGGAAAGCCAGGAGGAAGGAATGTGTTCAA gtggaCCAAAGAAGGAAAGACAAAGACGTGTCTGACTTGTGTGCCCCATGGAGAAGACTGTCAGTATAACTCGGCCTACTTCAGCCACAATGCCTCCTTCTACCGGATGAGCTGCAGTG GTCCTGGCATTCCTCACTATTCTCTCAGGGATACCCTGAATAATAAAG AAGTAAAAGTTCTGGAGAATAACAATGAATTCAAGAGACTGATATCTGACATCCAGATGCCCACCATGCGTCGAGACACCATCGTTATTGAAGGATTCA CTCTCTGGTACCAGATGTTTTTGCCTCCAGGATTCGATGAGTCCAAGAAGTACCCTTTACTAATAGATGT GTATGCTGGTCCCTGCAGCCAGAAAGTAGACTACGTCTACAGGGTGAGCTGGTCCACGTACCTGGCCAGCACCGAGAATATCATCGTCGCCAGCTTTGACGGAAGAGGAAGCGGTTACCAAGGCGACAAGTTAATGCACGCAATCTACAAACGTCTGGGAACCTATGAGGTGGAAGATCAGATAACAGCAGCCAG GAAATTCATCGACATGGGCTTTATTGACAAAGACAGAGTTGCTATTTGGGGCTGG TCTTATGGTGGATATGTGACGTCAATGGCCCTGGGAGCCGGGAGCGGAGTTTTCAAATGTGGAATGGCGGTCGCTCCAGTCTCCAAATGGTTCTATTAcg ATTCCATCTACACAGAGCGTTACATGTTGGAGCCTTCAAGCAATTACGGCTTCTACGCT AACTCAACAGTAACTGACAGGGCCAAGAATTTCCACTCAGTCGATTATCTTCTGATTCACGGGACAGCTGACG ACAACGTGCATTTCCAGCAGGCGGCCGAGATCTCTGAAGCTCtggtggaggagcaggtggacTTTGAGGCCATG TGGTACACAGACAAAGATCACGGGCTCCCCGGCTCAGCCTATCAGCACGTCTACACCCACATGAGTCACTTCCTGCTGAGGTGTTTCGCATGA
- the dpp4 gene encoding dipeptidyl peptidase 4 isoform X1, translated as MVGAVLFILTCRCCDGFCSTRRSSERFSHFCPFTPDQVSVGKVLLGVFGVAVVVVLIAVPTALYLKDDQGGGGDQTYFTLEDVFNNSLKPRSYSMRWISDYEYLQKTGDTVHLHDVLTNASSPFLTGDKFDEKSAYDYQLSADRRYVAFMSNHSKLWRHSFTAIYSLYDRESGKFLDPSDIPDEVQYFAWAPQGNKLAYVWKNNVYVKSSPESPPQQVTTNGKENEILNGIPDWVYEEEMFSSSQGLWWSPGGKYVAYIETDDTKVHIIEYTWYGDKEYPSTVHIPYPKPGTPNPTVKLFVVDTDNTTLITEVVVPDSFSSSEHYLATVTWVTDNRIAVQWLKRVQQHLIVQIYDSSGSKWEPFQQQEVNSPSGWVGRFAPSEPVFDTDGSSYYLLMSDSEQYKHIHHVAAEKITAITSGKWEVIDILKVTADSVYFSSNEMGGKPGGRNVFKWTKEGKTKTCLTCVPHGEDCQYNSAYFSHNASFYRMSCSGPGIPHYSLRDTLNNKEVKVLENNNEFKRLISDIQMPTMRRDTIVIEGFTLWYQMFLPPGFDESKKYPLLIDVYAGPCSQKVDYVYRVSWSTYLASTENIIVASFDGRGSGYQGDKLMHAIYKRLGTYEVEDQITAARKFIDMGFIDKDRVAIWGWSYGGYVTSMALGAGSGVFKCGMAVAPVSKWFYYDSIYTERYMLEPSSNYGFYANSTVTDRAKNFHSVDYLLIHGTADDNVHFQQAAEISEALVEEQVDFEAMWYTDKDHGLPGSAYQHVYTHMSHFLLRCFA; from the exons ATGGTTGGTGCTGTTTTGTTTATACTCACTTGTCGTTGTTGTGATGGGTTTTGCTCCACAAGGAGATCTTCGGAGCGCTTTTCTCACTTTTGTCCGTTCACTCCTGATCAGGTCTCCGTCGGGAAGGTGCTCCTCGGAGTCTTCGGGGTAGCAGTCGTCGTCGTCTTGATAGCGGTGCCCACGGCTTTATATTTGAAAG ATGATCAGGGTGGGGGCGGCGACCAGACTTATTTCACCCTGGAGGACGTCTTCAACAATTCACTGAAACCAAGGTCCTACAGCATGAGGTGGATCTCAG ATTATGAGTATCTTCAGAAGACGGGGGACACAGTCCACCTCCACGATGTGCTCACAAATGCGTCCTCACCGTTCTTGACCGGCGACAAGTTT GATGAAAAAAGCGCCTATGATTACCAGCTGTCTGCTGACCGCAGATATGTCGCATTCATGAGCAACCATTCCAAG CTGTGGAGGCATTCATTTACAGCTATATATTCACTTTATGACCGGGAATCAGG CAAATTTCTCGACCCCTCTGACATTCCTGATGAAGTTCAGTACTTTGCCTGGGCTCCTCAAGGCAACAAACTG GCCTATGTTTGGAAAAATAATGTGTATGTGAAGAGCAGCCCTGAGTCGCCGCCACAGCAAGTCACTACCAATGGCAAGGAGAATGAGATTTTAAACGGGATCCCAGACTGGGTGTATGAGG AGGAGATGTTCTCATCCAGTCAAGGCCTCTGGTGGTCGCCCGGGGGGAAGTACGTGGCTTACATCGAGACCGACGACACTAAGGTCCACATCATAGAGTACACCTGGTACGGCGACAAGGAGTACCCCAGCACTGTTCACATTCCCTATCCGAAG CCAGGAACTCCAAACCCGactgtgaagctgtttgttGTGGACACTGACAACACAACTCTAATCACTGAGGTTGTCGTTCCAGACTCATTCAGCTCGAG TGAACACTACCTGGCCACTGTCACTTGGGTGACAGATAATCGTATTGCTGTCCAGTGGCTGAAGAGAGTACAACAACACCTCATCGTTCAGATCTACGATTCCAGTGGATCTAAATGGGAACCTTTTCAG CAACAGGAGGTGAATAGTCCCAGCGGTTGGGTTGGGCGG TTTGCTCCATCAGAACCAGTTTTTGACACAGACGGCAGCAGCTACTACCTGCTGATGAGCGACAGCGAACAGTACAAACACATCCATCATGTGGCCGCG GAAAAAATCACAGCAATCACCTCTGGAAAATGGGAAGTCATTGACATTCTGAAAGTAACTGCAGATAGTGT ATATTTCTCAAGTAATGAAATGGGTGGAAAGCCAGGAGGAAGGAATGTGTTCAA gtggaCCAAAGAAGGAAAGACAAAGACGTGTCTGACTTGTGTGCCCCATGGAGAAGACTGTCAGTATAACTCGGCCTACTTCAGCCACAATGCCTCCTTCTACCGGATGAGCTGCAGTG GTCCTGGCATTCCTCACTATTCTCTCAGGGATACCCTGAATAATAAAG AAGTAAAAGTTCTGGAGAATAACAATGAATTCAAGAGACTGATATCTGACATCCAGATGCCCACCATGCGTCGAGACACCATCGTTATTGAAGGATTCA CTCTCTGGTACCAGATGTTTTTGCCTCCAGGATTCGATGAGTCCAAGAAGTACCCTTTACTAATAGATGT GTATGCTGGTCCCTGCAGCCAGAAAGTAGACTACGTCTACAGGGTGAGCTGGTCCACGTACCTGGCCAGCACCGAGAATATCATCGTCGCCAGCTTTGACGGAAGAGGAAGCGGTTACCAAGGCGACAAGTTAATGCACGCAATCTACAAACGTCTGGGAACCTATGAGGTGGAAGATCAGATAACAGCAGCCAG GAAATTCATCGACATGGGCTTTATTGACAAAGACAGAGTTGCTATTTGGGGCTGG TCTTATGGTGGATATGTGACGTCAATGGCCCTGGGAGCCGGGAGCGGAGTTTTCAAATGTGGAATGGCGGTCGCTCCAGTCTCCAAATGGTTCTATTAcg ATTCCATCTACACAGAGCGTTACATGTTGGAGCCTTCAAGCAATTACGGCTTCTACGCT AACTCAACAGTAACTGACAGGGCCAAGAATTTCCACTCAGTCGATTATCTTCTGATTCACGGGACAGCTGACG ACAACGTGCATTTCCAGCAGGCGGCCGAGATCTCTGAAGCTCtggtggaggagcaggtggacTTTGAGGCCATG TGGTACACAGACAAAGATCACGGGCTCCCCGGCTCAGCCTATCAGCACGTCTACACCCACATGAGTCACTTCCTGCTGAGGTGTTTCGCATGA
- the LOC121627167 gene encoding glucagon-1-like, producing the protein MKSIQSLAGILLVLGLVQSSWQVPLLEGDDSSSFEAEDTLGDEPRELSNMKRHSEGTFSNDYSKYLEDRKAQDFVRWLMNNKRSGAAEKRHADGTFTSDVSSYLKDQAIKDFVAKLKSGQARRESGTDRRGEAFSRRHVDGSFTSDVNKVLDSMAAKEYLLWVMTSKPSGESQKRQEDQ; encoded by the exons ATGAAAAGCATCCAATCCCTGGCTGGCATCCTCCTCGTCCTCGGCTTGGTCCAGAGCAGCTGGCAGGTTCCTCTGCTGGAGGGTGATGACAGCTCAAG CTTTGAGGCAGAGGACACGTTAGGGGACGAGCCGAGGGAGCTGTCCAACATGAAGAGACACTCGGAGGGGACTTTCTCGAACGACTACAGCAAATACCTGGAGGACAGGAAGGCACAGGACTTCGTTCGGTGGCTGATGAACAACAAGAGGAGCGG tgctgcagaaaagCGCCATGCAGACGGGACCTTCACCAGCGACGTGAGCTCCTACCTCAAGGACCAGGCAATCAAAGACTTTGTCGCCAAGCTCAAGTCTGGACAAGCCAGAAGAGA ATCTGGAACGGACAGGCGGGGTGAAGCGTTCAGCAGGAGGCATGTAGACGGAAGCTTCACCAGTGACGTGAACAAGGTGCTGGACTCCATGGCTGCCAAGGAATATTTACTCTGGGTCATGACCTCCAAGCCTTCAGGAGAGAG TCAGAAAAGACAAGAGGACCAATAA
- the dpp4 gene encoding dipeptidyl peptidase 4 isoform X2, protein MKVSVGKVLLGVFGVAVVVVLIAVPTALYLKDDQGGGGDQTYFTLEDVFNNSLKPRSYSMRWISDYEYLQKTGDTVHLHDVLTNASSPFLTGDKFDEKSAYDYQLSADRRYVAFMSNHSKLWRHSFTAIYSLYDRESGKFLDPSDIPDEVQYFAWAPQGNKLAYVWKNNVYVKSSPESPPQQVTTNGKENEILNGIPDWVYEEEMFSSSQGLWWSPGGKYVAYIETDDTKVHIIEYTWYGDKEYPSTVHIPYPKPGTPNPTVKLFVVDTDNTTLITEVVVPDSFSSSEHYLATVTWVTDNRIAVQWLKRVQQHLIVQIYDSSGSKWEPFQQQEVNSPSGWVGRFAPSEPVFDTDGSSYYLLMSDSEQYKHIHHVAAEKITAITSGKWEVIDILKVTADSVYFSSNEMGGKPGGRNVFKWTKEGKTKTCLTCVPHGEDCQYNSAYFSHNASFYRMSCSGPGIPHYSLRDTLNNKEVKVLENNNEFKRLISDIQMPTMRRDTIVIEGFTLWYQMFLPPGFDESKKYPLLIDVYAGPCSQKVDYVYRVSWSTYLASTENIIVASFDGRGSGYQGDKLMHAIYKRLGTYEVEDQITAARKFIDMGFIDKDRVAIWGWSYGGYVTSMALGAGSGVFKCGMAVAPVSKWFYYDSIYTERYMLEPSSNYGFYANSTVTDRAKNFHSVDYLLIHGTADDNVHFQQAAEISEALVEEQVDFEAMWYTDKDHGLPGSAYQHVYTHMSHFLLRCFA, encoded by the exons ATGAAG GTCTCCGTCGGGAAGGTGCTCCTCGGAGTCTTCGGGGTAGCAGTCGTCGTCGTCTTGATAGCGGTGCCCACGGCTTTATATTTGAAAG ATGATCAGGGTGGGGGCGGCGACCAGACTTATTTCACCCTGGAGGACGTCTTCAACAATTCACTGAAACCAAGGTCCTACAGCATGAGGTGGATCTCAG ATTATGAGTATCTTCAGAAGACGGGGGACACAGTCCACCTCCACGATGTGCTCACAAATGCGTCCTCACCGTTCTTGACCGGCGACAAGTTT GATGAAAAAAGCGCCTATGATTACCAGCTGTCTGCTGACCGCAGATATGTCGCATTCATGAGCAACCATTCCAAG CTGTGGAGGCATTCATTTACAGCTATATATTCACTTTATGACCGGGAATCAGG CAAATTTCTCGACCCCTCTGACATTCCTGATGAAGTTCAGTACTTTGCCTGGGCTCCTCAAGGCAACAAACTG GCCTATGTTTGGAAAAATAATGTGTATGTGAAGAGCAGCCCTGAGTCGCCGCCACAGCAAGTCACTACCAATGGCAAGGAGAATGAGATTTTAAACGGGATCCCAGACTGGGTGTATGAGG AGGAGATGTTCTCATCCAGTCAAGGCCTCTGGTGGTCGCCCGGGGGGAAGTACGTGGCTTACATCGAGACCGACGACACTAAGGTCCACATCATAGAGTACACCTGGTACGGCGACAAGGAGTACCCCAGCACTGTTCACATTCCCTATCCGAAG CCAGGAACTCCAAACCCGactgtgaagctgtttgttGTGGACACTGACAACACAACTCTAATCACTGAGGTTGTCGTTCCAGACTCATTCAGCTCGAG TGAACACTACCTGGCCACTGTCACTTGGGTGACAGATAATCGTATTGCTGTCCAGTGGCTGAAGAGAGTACAACAACACCTCATCGTTCAGATCTACGATTCCAGTGGATCTAAATGGGAACCTTTTCAG CAACAGGAGGTGAATAGTCCCAGCGGTTGGGTTGGGCGG TTTGCTCCATCAGAACCAGTTTTTGACACAGACGGCAGCAGCTACTACCTGCTGATGAGCGACAGCGAACAGTACAAACACATCCATCATGTGGCCGCG GAAAAAATCACAGCAATCACCTCTGGAAAATGGGAAGTCATTGACATTCTGAAAGTAACTGCAGATAGTGT ATATTTCTCAAGTAATGAAATGGGTGGAAAGCCAGGAGGAAGGAATGTGTTCAA gtggaCCAAAGAAGGAAAGACAAAGACGTGTCTGACTTGTGTGCCCCATGGAGAAGACTGTCAGTATAACTCGGCCTACTTCAGCCACAATGCCTCCTTCTACCGGATGAGCTGCAGTG GTCCTGGCATTCCTCACTATTCTCTCAGGGATACCCTGAATAATAAAG AAGTAAAAGTTCTGGAGAATAACAATGAATTCAAGAGACTGATATCTGACATCCAGATGCCCACCATGCGTCGAGACACCATCGTTATTGAAGGATTCA CTCTCTGGTACCAGATGTTTTTGCCTCCAGGATTCGATGAGTCCAAGAAGTACCCTTTACTAATAGATGT GTATGCTGGTCCCTGCAGCCAGAAAGTAGACTACGTCTACAGGGTGAGCTGGTCCACGTACCTGGCCAGCACCGAGAATATCATCGTCGCCAGCTTTGACGGAAGAGGAAGCGGTTACCAAGGCGACAAGTTAATGCACGCAATCTACAAACGTCTGGGAACCTATGAGGTGGAAGATCAGATAACAGCAGCCAG GAAATTCATCGACATGGGCTTTATTGACAAAGACAGAGTTGCTATTTGGGGCTGG TCTTATGGTGGATATGTGACGTCAATGGCCCTGGGAGCCGGGAGCGGAGTTTTCAAATGTGGAATGGCGGTCGCTCCAGTCTCCAAATGGTTCTATTAcg ATTCCATCTACACAGAGCGTTACATGTTGGAGCCTTCAAGCAATTACGGCTTCTACGCT AACTCAACAGTAACTGACAGGGCCAAGAATTTCCACTCAGTCGATTATCTTCTGATTCACGGGACAGCTGACG ACAACGTGCATTTCCAGCAGGCGGCCGAGATCTCTGAAGCTCtggtggaggagcaggtggacTTTGAGGCCATG TGGTACACAGACAAAGATCACGGGCTCCCCGGCTCAGCCTATCAGCACGTCTACACCCACATGAGTCACTTCCTGCTGAGGTGTTTCGCATGA